One Ictalurus punctatus breed USDA103 chromosome 10, Coco_2.0, whole genome shotgun sequence genomic region harbors:
- the LOC108271088 gene encoding cAMP-specific 3',5'-cyclic phosphodiesterase 4C isoform X5 — MSETQEEDSSVITAQAIKLKTRSSGGSPCESPTTKQSPRNSPRNSPLLFRKLLMNRSIVLQRRFTLAHTPSFDVENGPSVGRALDSQASPSSGLVLQGNFPHSQRRESFLYRSDSDFDISPKAMSRNSSTASELHEDMIVTPFAQVLASLRTVRTNFAALTHLQDRGSCKRPSGSNPPTVCKQGVPDEAYQKLAIETLEELDWCLDQLETLQTRHSVSEMASNKFKRMLNRELTQLSETSRSGNQVSEFIASTFLEKSHDVEILSPPPKEKEKKRRPMSQISGVKKLTHGPSLAPSRIPRFGVNTEHESLLAKEIEDINRWGLDIFKIAEHSGNRPLTVIMYTIFQERDLLKCFKIPADTFITFMMTLEGHYHTDVAYHNNIHAADVVQSTHVLLSTPALEDVFTDLEIMAALFASAIHDVDHPGVSNQFLINTNSELALMYNDASVLENHHLAVGFKLLQEENCDIFRNLSKKQRQSLRTMVIDMVLATDMSKHMNFLADLKTMVETKKVTSLGVLLLDNYSDRIQVLQNMVHCADLSNPTKPLEIYRQWTDRIMVEYFTQGDRERDKGMEISPMCDKHTASVEKSQVGFIDYIVHPLWETWADLVHPDAQDILDTLEDNREWYQSMIRHSPSPPPEEQDSHGAIGASTSEKFQFELTLEEEGESDSESPQEAEHTDPESSVTRCRRTLSPDTMDKEAVRERD, encoded by the exons TTTTGATGTGGAGAATGGACCGTCAGTGGGACGAGCACTGGACTCTCAGGCCAGCCCGAGCTCGGGCCTGGTCCTGCAGGGCAATTTCCCCCACAGCCAGCGACGCGAGTCTTTCTTGTACCGGTCCGATTCAGACTTTGACATTTCACCAAAAGCCATGTCCCGAAATTCCTCCACTGCTAGTGAGCT acatgaagacatgattGTAACACCATTTGCACAG GTCCTGGCCAGTTTGCGAACAGTGCGGACCAACTTTGCAGCATTGACTCATCTGCAAGATCGGGGAAGTTGCAA acGGCCATCAGGCAGTAATCCTCCCACTGTGTGCAAGCAGGGTGTGCCAG ATGAGGCATACCAGAAGTTGGCCATTGAGACACTGGAAGAACTTGATTGGTGTCTGGACCAATTGGAGACCCTGCAGACACGTCACTCAGTCAGCGAGATGGCCTCCAATAAG TTTAAAAGAATGCTGAACCGTGAACTTACCCAGCTGTCAGAGACGAGTCGCTCAGGAAATCAAGTGTCAGAGTTCATAGCAAGCACATTTTTAG AGAAATCGCACGATGTGGAGATCCTGTCTCCGCCGCCGaaggaaaaggagaagaagcGGCGTCCCATGTCTCAGATCAGTGGCGTGAAGAAGTTGACGCACGGCCCGAGCTTGGCTCCCAGCCGCATACCTCGCTTCGGGGTCAACACCGAGCACGAGAGCCTGCTGGCCAAG GAAATCGAGGACATCAATCGCTGGGGCCTTGATATCTTTAAGATAGCAGAGCATTCAGGGAATCGGCCACTGACGGTGATAATGTACACGATTTTTCAG gAACGAGACCTACTGAAGTGCTTTAAGATCCCAGCAGACACGTTCATCACCTTCATGATGACCCTAGAGGGCCACTACCACACTGATGTCGCCTATCACAATAACATCCATGCTGCTGACGTAGTGCAATCCACACACGTTCTCCTCTCCACACCTGCTTTAGAG GACGTCTTCACTGACCTCGAAATCATGGCTGCTTTGTTCGCTAGTGCCATACATGATGTTGATCATCCTGGAGTGTCAAACCAGTTCCTCATCAACACCA aCTCTGAGCTGGCTCTGATGTACAACGATGCATCTGTACTGGAGAACCACCACCTGGCCGTGGGATTTAAACTACTACAGGAGGAAAACTGTGACATCTTCCGGAACCTGAGCAAGAAGCAGCGGCAGTCACTTCGCACGATGGTTATCGACATG GTATTAGCCACAGACATGTCCAAACACATGAATTTCCTAGCAGACCTGAAGACCATGGTTGAGACAAAGAAAGTGACCAGTCTCGGAGTATTGTTGCTGGACAACTACTCGGACAGAATACAG GTTCTCCAAAACATGGTCCACTGTGCCGACCTAAGCAACCCTACAAAGCCTCTGGAGATCTACAGGCAGTGGACAGATCGCATCATGGTGGAGTATTTCACCCAGGGTGACCGGGAGCGAGACAAAGGCATGGAGATTAGCCCCATGTGTGACAAACACACTGCTTCAGTGGAGAAGTCTCAG GTGGGCTTCATTGACTACATCGTGCACCCTCTCTGGGAGACATGGGCTGACCTCGTCCACCCGGACGCACAAGACATCCTGGACACTCTGGAGGACAACCGTGAGTGGTACCAGAGCATGATCCGCCACAGTCCCTCACCCCCGCCTGAGGAACAGGACTCGCATGGTGCCATTGGAGCCTCCACAAGCGAAAAGTTCCAGTTCGAGCTGACgttggaggaggagggggagtcAGACTCCGAGAGTCCGCAGGAAGCGGAGCACACCGACCCTGAGAGCTCCGTGACTCGGTGCCGCAGGACGTTGTCTCCTGACACAATGGACAAGGAGgctgtgagagagcgagacTAA
- the LOC108271088 gene encoding cAMP-specific 3',5'-cyclic phosphodiesterase 4D isoform X7: MMHKDHRSFRKGSLFNFSSGRRRHSCIGFDVENGPSVGRALDSQASPSSGLVLQGNFPHSQRRESFLYRSDSDFDISPKAMSRNSSTASELEEGLKQWEVSCLPRHEDMIVTPFAQVLASLRTVRTNFAALTHLQDRGSCKRPSGSNPPTVCKQGVPDEAYQKLAIETLEELDWCLDQLETLQTRHSVSEMASNKFKRMLNRELTQLSETSRSGNQVSEFIASTFLEKSHDVEILSPPPKEKEKKRRPMSQISGVKKLTHGPSLAPSRIPRFGVNTEHESLLAKEIEDINRWGLDIFKIAEHSGNRPLTVIMYTIFQERDLLKCFKIPADTFITFMMTLEGHYHTDVAYHNNIHAADVVQSTHVLLSTPALEDVFTDLEIMAALFASAIHDVDHPGVSNQFLINTNSELALMYNDASVLENHHLAVGFKLLQEENCDIFRNLSKKQRQSLRTMVIDMVLATDMSKHMNFLADLKTMVETKKVTSLGVLLLDNYSDRIQVLQNMVHCADLSNPTKPLEIYRQWTDRIMVEYFTQGDRERDKGMEISPMCDKHTASVEKSQVGFIDYIVHPLWETWADLVHPDAQDILDTLEDNREWYQSMIRHSPSPPPEEQDSHGAIGASTSEKFQFELTLEEEGESDSESPQEAEHTDPESSVTRCRRTLSPDTMDKEAVRERD; this comes from the exons TTTTGATGTGGAGAATGGACCGTCAGTGGGACGAGCACTGGACTCTCAGGCCAGCCCGAGCTCGGGCCTGGTCCTGCAGGGCAATTTCCCCCACAGCCAGCGACGCGAGTCTTTCTTGTACCGGTCCGATTCAGACTTTGACATTTCACCAAAAGCCATGTCCCGAAATTCCTCCACTGCTAGTGAGCT gGAAGAGGGCTTGAAACAGTGGGAAGTCAGTTGCCTGCCTCG acatgaagacatgattGTAACACCATTTGCACAG GTCCTGGCCAGTTTGCGAACAGTGCGGACCAACTTTGCAGCATTGACTCATCTGCAAGATCGGGGAAGTTGCAA acGGCCATCAGGCAGTAATCCTCCCACTGTGTGCAAGCAGGGTGTGCCAG ATGAGGCATACCAGAAGTTGGCCATTGAGACACTGGAAGAACTTGATTGGTGTCTGGACCAATTGGAGACCCTGCAGACACGTCACTCAGTCAGCGAGATGGCCTCCAATAAG TTTAAAAGAATGCTGAACCGTGAACTTACCCAGCTGTCAGAGACGAGTCGCTCAGGAAATCAAGTGTCAGAGTTCATAGCAAGCACATTTTTAG AGAAATCGCACGATGTGGAGATCCTGTCTCCGCCGCCGaaggaaaaggagaagaagcGGCGTCCCATGTCTCAGATCAGTGGCGTGAAGAAGTTGACGCACGGCCCGAGCTTGGCTCCCAGCCGCATACCTCGCTTCGGGGTCAACACCGAGCACGAGAGCCTGCTGGCCAAG GAAATCGAGGACATCAATCGCTGGGGCCTTGATATCTTTAAGATAGCAGAGCATTCAGGGAATCGGCCACTGACGGTGATAATGTACACGATTTTTCAG gAACGAGACCTACTGAAGTGCTTTAAGATCCCAGCAGACACGTTCATCACCTTCATGATGACCCTAGAGGGCCACTACCACACTGATGTCGCCTATCACAATAACATCCATGCTGCTGACGTAGTGCAATCCACACACGTTCTCCTCTCCACACCTGCTTTAGAG GACGTCTTCACTGACCTCGAAATCATGGCTGCTTTGTTCGCTAGTGCCATACATGATGTTGATCATCCTGGAGTGTCAAACCAGTTCCTCATCAACACCA aCTCTGAGCTGGCTCTGATGTACAACGATGCATCTGTACTGGAGAACCACCACCTGGCCGTGGGATTTAAACTACTACAGGAGGAAAACTGTGACATCTTCCGGAACCTGAGCAAGAAGCAGCGGCAGTCACTTCGCACGATGGTTATCGACATG GTATTAGCCACAGACATGTCCAAACACATGAATTTCCTAGCAGACCTGAAGACCATGGTTGAGACAAAGAAAGTGACCAGTCTCGGAGTATTGTTGCTGGACAACTACTCGGACAGAATACAG GTTCTCCAAAACATGGTCCACTGTGCCGACCTAAGCAACCCTACAAAGCCTCTGGAGATCTACAGGCAGTGGACAGATCGCATCATGGTGGAGTATTTCACCCAGGGTGACCGGGAGCGAGACAAAGGCATGGAGATTAGCCCCATGTGTGACAAACACACTGCTTCAGTGGAGAAGTCTCAG GTGGGCTTCATTGACTACATCGTGCACCCTCTCTGGGAGACATGGGCTGACCTCGTCCACCCGGACGCACAAGACATCCTGGACACTCTGGAGGACAACCGTGAGTGGTACCAGAGCATGATCCGCCACAGTCCCTCACCCCCGCCTGAGGAACAGGACTCGCATGGTGCCATTGGAGCCTCCACAAGCGAAAAGTTCCAGTTCGAGCTGACgttggaggaggagggggagtcAGACTCCGAGAGTCCGCAGGAAGCGGAGCACACCGACCCTGAGAGCTCCGTGACTCGGTGCCGCAGGACGTTGTCTCCTGACACAATGGACAAGGAGgctgtgagagagcgagacTAA
- the LOC108271088 gene encoding cAMP-specific 3',5'-cyclic phosphodiesterase 4C isoform X6, whose product MSLPTNCVFLAPADRAFKVRNGNIYGSPCAVNRPIDILQKRRRFDVENGPSVGRALDSQASPSSGLVLQGNFPHSQRRESFLYRSDSDFDISPKAMSRNSSTASELEEGLKQWEVSCLPRHEDMIVTPFAQVLASLRTVRTNFAALTHLQDRGSCKRPSGSNPPTVCKQGVPDEAYQKLAIETLEELDWCLDQLETLQTRHSVSEMASNKFKRMLNRELTQLSETSRSGNQVSEFIASTFLEKSHDVEILSPPPKEKEKKRRPMSQISGVKKLTHGPSLAPSRIPRFGVNTEHESLLAKEIEDINRWGLDIFKIAEHSGNRPLTVIMYTIFQERDLLKCFKIPADTFITFMMTLEGHYHTDVAYHNNIHAADVVQSTHVLLSTPALEDVFTDLEIMAALFASAIHDVDHPGVSNQFLINTNSELALMYNDASVLENHHLAVGFKLLQEENCDIFRNLSKKQRQSLRTMVIDMVLATDMSKHMNFLADLKTMVETKKVTSLGVLLLDNYSDRIQVLQNMVHCADLSNPTKPLEIYRQWTDRIMVEYFTQGDRERDKGMEISPMCDKHTASVEKSQVGFIDYIVHPLWETWADLVHPDAQDILDTLEDNREWYQSMIRHSPSPPPEEQDSHGAIGASTSEKFQFELTLEEEGESDSESPQEAEHTDPESSVTRCRRTLSPDTMDKEAVRERD is encoded by the exons ATGAGTTTGCCGACTAACTGTGTCTTTCTCGCTCCTGCTGACAGGGCTTTCAAAGTCCGAAATGGGAATATCTATGGATCCCCATGTGCAGTCAACCGTCCAATCGACATCTTGCAGAAACGCAGGCG TTTTGATGTGGAGAATGGACCGTCAGTGGGACGAGCACTGGACTCTCAGGCCAGCCCGAGCTCGGGCCTGGTCCTGCAGGGCAATTTCCCCCACAGCCAGCGACGCGAGTCTTTCTTGTACCGGTCCGATTCAGACTTTGACATTTCACCAAAAGCCATGTCCCGAAATTCCTCCACTGCTAGTGAGCT gGAAGAGGGCTTGAAACAGTGGGAAGTCAGTTGCCTGCCTCG acatgaagacatgattGTAACACCATTTGCACAG GTCCTGGCCAGTTTGCGAACAGTGCGGACCAACTTTGCAGCATTGACTCATCTGCAAGATCGGGGAAGTTGCAA acGGCCATCAGGCAGTAATCCTCCCACTGTGTGCAAGCAGGGTGTGCCAG ATGAGGCATACCAGAAGTTGGCCATTGAGACACTGGAAGAACTTGATTGGTGTCTGGACCAATTGGAGACCCTGCAGACACGTCACTCAGTCAGCGAGATGGCCTCCAATAAG TTTAAAAGAATGCTGAACCGTGAACTTACCCAGCTGTCAGAGACGAGTCGCTCAGGAAATCAAGTGTCAGAGTTCATAGCAAGCACATTTTTAG AGAAATCGCACGATGTGGAGATCCTGTCTCCGCCGCCGaaggaaaaggagaagaagcGGCGTCCCATGTCTCAGATCAGTGGCGTGAAGAAGTTGACGCACGGCCCGAGCTTGGCTCCCAGCCGCATACCTCGCTTCGGGGTCAACACCGAGCACGAGAGCCTGCTGGCCAAG GAAATCGAGGACATCAATCGCTGGGGCCTTGATATCTTTAAGATAGCAGAGCATTCAGGGAATCGGCCACTGACGGTGATAATGTACACGATTTTTCAG gAACGAGACCTACTGAAGTGCTTTAAGATCCCAGCAGACACGTTCATCACCTTCATGATGACCCTAGAGGGCCACTACCACACTGATGTCGCCTATCACAATAACATCCATGCTGCTGACGTAGTGCAATCCACACACGTTCTCCTCTCCACACCTGCTTTAGAG GACGTCTTCACTGACCTCGAAATCATGGCTGCTTTGTTCGCTAGTGCCATACATGATGTTGATCATCCTGGAGTGTCAAACCAGTTCCTCATCAACACCA aCTCTGAGCTGGCTCTGATGTACAACGATGCATCTGTACTGGAGAACCACCACCTGGCCGTGGGATTTAAACTACTACAGGAGGAAAACTGTGACATCTTCCGGAACCTGAGCAAGAAGCAGCGGCAGTCACTTCGCACGATGGTTATCGACATG GTATTAGCCACAGACATGTCCAAACACATGAATTTCCTAGCAGACCTGAAGACCATGGTTGAGACAAAGAAAGTGACCAGTCTCGGAGTATTGTTGCTGGACAACTACTCGGACAGAATACAG GTTCTCCAAAACATGGTCCACTGTGCCGACCTAAGCAACCCTACAAAGCCTCTGGAGATCTACAGGCAGTGGACAGATCGCATCATGGTGGAGTATTTCACCCAGGGTGACCGGGAGCGAGACAAAGGCATGGAGATTAGCCCCATGTGTGACAAACACACTGCTTCAGTGGAGAAGTCTCAG GTGGGCTTCATTGACTACATCGTGCACCCTCTCTGGGAGACATGGGCTGACCTCGTCCACCCGGACGCACAAGACATCCTGGACACTCTGGAGGACAACCGTGAGTGGTACCAGAGCATGATCCGCCACAGTCCCTCACCCCCGCCTGAGGAACAGGACTCGCATGGTGCCATTGGAGCCTCCACAAGCGAAAAGTTCCAGTTCGAGCTGACgttggaggaggagggggagtcAGACTCCGAGAGTCCGCAGGAAGCGGAGCACACCGACCCTGAGAGCTCCGTGACTCGGTGCCGCAGGACGTTGTCTCCTGACACAATGGACAAGGAGgctgtgagagagcgagacTAA
- the LOC108271088 gene encoding cAMP-specific 3',5'-cyclic phosphodiesterase 4D isoform X8: MSRNSSTASELEEGLKQWEVSCLPRHEDMIVTPFAQVLASLRTVRTNFAALTHLQDRGSCKRPSGSNPPTVCKQGVPDEAYQKLAIETLEELDWCLDQLETLQTRHSVSEMASNKFKRMLNRELTQLSETSRSGNQVSEFIASTFLEKSHDVEILSPPPKEKEKKRRPMSQISGVKKLTHGPSLAPSRIPRFGVNTEHESLLAKEIEDINRWGLDIFKIAEHSGNRPLTVIMYTIFQERDLLKCFKIPADTFITFMMTLEGHYHTDVAYHNNIHAADVVQSTHVLLSTPALEDVFTDLEIMAALFASAIHDVDHPGVSNQFLINTNSELALMYNDASVLENHHLAVGFKLLQEENCDIFRNLSKKQRQSLRTMVIDMVLATDMSKHMNFLADLKTMVETKKVTSLGVLLLDNYSDRIQVLQNMVHCADLSNPTKPLEIYRQWTDRIMVEYFTQGDRERDKGMEISPMCDKHTASVEKSQVGFIDYIVHPLWETWADLVHPDAQDILDTLEDNREWYQSMIRHSPSPPPEEQDSHGAIGASTSEKFQFELTLEEEGESDSESPQEAEHTDPESSVTRCRRTLSPDTMDKEAVRERD; this comes from the exons ATGTCCCGAAATTCCTCCACTGCTAGTGAGCT gGAAGAGGGCTTGAAACAGTGGGAAGTCAGTTGCCTGCCTCG acatgaagacatgattGTAACACCATTTGCACAG GTCCTGGCCAGTTTGCGAACAGTGCGGACCAACTTTGCAGCATTGACTCATCTGCAAGATCGGGGAAGTTGCAA acGGCCATCAGGCAGTAATCCTCCCACTGTGTGCAAGCAGGGTGTGCCAG ATGAGGCATACCAGAAGTTGGCCATTGAGACACTGGAAGAACTTGATTGGTGTCTGGACCAATTGGAGACCCTGCAGACACGTCACTCAGTCAGCGAGATGGCCTCCAATAAG TTTAAAAGAATGCTGAACCGTGAACTTACCCAGCTGTCAGAGACGAGTCGCTCAGGAAATCAAGTGTCAGAGTTCATAGCAAGCACATTTTTAG AGAAATCGCACGATGTGGAGATCCTGTCTCCGCCGCCGaaggaaaaggagaagaagcGGCGTCCCATGTCTCAGATCAGTGGCGTGAAGAAGTTGACGCACGGCCCGAGCTTGGCTCCCAGCCGCATACCTCGCTTCGGGGTCAACACCGAGCACGAGAGCCTGCTGGCCAAG GAAATCGAGGACATCAATCGCTGGGGCCTTGATATCTTTAAGATAGCAGAGCATTCAGGGAATCGGCCACTGACGGTGATAATGTACACGATTTTTCAG gAACGAGACCTACTGAAGTGCTTTAAGATCCCAGCAGACACGTTCATCACCTTCATGATGACCCTAGAGGGCCACTACCACACTGATGTCGCCTATCACAATAACATCCATGCTGCTGACGTAGTGCAATCCACACACGTTCTCCTCTCCACACCTGCTTTAGAG GACGTCTTCACTGACCTCGAAATCATGGCTGCTTTGTTCGCTAGTGCCATACATGATGTTGATCATCCTGGAGTGTCAAACCAGTTCCTCATCAACACCA aCTCTGAGCTGGCTCTGATGTACAACGATGCATCTGTACTGGAGAACCACCACCTGGCCGTGGGATTTAAACTACTACAGGAGGAAAACTGTGACATCTTCCGGAACCTGAGCAAGAAGCAGCGGCAGTCACTTCGCACGATGGTTATCGACATG GTATTAGCCACAGACATGTCCAAACACATGAATTTCCTAGCAGACCTGAAGACCATGGTTGAGACAAAGAAAGTGACCAGTCTCGGAGTATTGTTGCTGGACAACTACTCGGACAGAATACAG GTTCTCCAAAACATGGTCCACTGTGCCGACCTAAGCAACCCTACAAAGCCTCTGGAGATCTACAGGCAGTGGACAGATCGCATCATGGTGGAGTATTTCACCCAGGGTGACCGGGAGCGAGACAAAGGCATGGAGATTAGCCCCATGTGTGACAAACACACTGCTTCAGTGGAGAAGTCTCAG GTGGGCTTCATTGACTACATCGTGCACCCTCTCTGGGAGACATGGGCTGACCTCGTCCACCCGGACGCACAAGACATCCTGGACACTCTGGAGGACAACCGTGAGTGGTACCAGAGCATGATCCGCCACAGTCCCTCACCCCCGCCTGAGGAACAGGACTCGCATGGTGCCATTGGAGCCTCCACAAGCGAAAAGTTCCAGTTCGAGCTGACgttggaggaggagggggagtcAGACTCCGAGAGTCCGCAGGAAGCGGAGCACACCGACCCTGAGAGCTCCGTGACTCGGTGCCGCAGGACGTTGTCTCCTGACACAATGGACAAGGAGgctgtgagagagcgagacTAA
- the LOC108271088 gene encoding cAMP-specific 3',5'-cyclic phosphodiesterase 4C isoform X3: MSETQEEDSSVITAQAIKLKTRSSGGSPCESPTTKQSPRNSPRNSPLLFRKLLMNRSIVLQRRFTLAHTPSFDVENGPSVGRALDSQASPSSGLVLQGNFPHSQRRESFLYRSDSDFDISPKAMSRNSSTASELEEGLKQWEVSCLPRHEDMIVTPFAQVLASLRTVRTNFAALTHLQDRGSCKRPSGSNPPTVCKQGVPDEAYQKLAIETLEELDWCLDQLETLQTRHSVSEMASNKFKRMLNRELTQLSETSRSGNQVSEFIASTFLEKSHDVEILSPPPKEKEKKRRPMSQISGVKKLTHGPSLAPSRIPRFGVNTEHESLLAKEIEDINRWGLDIFKIAEHSGNRPLTVIMYTIFQERDLLKCFKIPADTFITFMMTLEGHYHTDVAYHNNIHAADVVQSTHVLLSTPALEDVFTDLEIMAALFASAIHDVDHPGVSNQFLINTNSELALMYNDASVLENHHLAVGFKLLQEENCDIFRNLSKKQRQSLRTMVIDMVLATDMSKHMNFLADLKTMVETKKVTSLGVLLLDNYSDRIQVLQNMVHCADLSNPTKPLEIYRQWTDRIMVEYFTQGDRERDKGMEISPMCDKHTASVEKSQVGFIDYIVHPLWETWADLVHPDAQDILDTLEDNREWYQSMIRHSPSPPPEEQDSHGAIGASTSEKFQFELTLEEEGESDSESPQEAEHTDPESSVTRCRRTLSPDTMDKEAVRERD, translated from the exons TTTTGATGTGGAGAATGGACCGTCAGTGGGACGAGCACTGGACTCTCAGGCCAGCCCGAGCTCGGGCCTGGTCCTGCAGGGCAATTTCCCCCACAGCCAGCGACGCGAGTCTTTCTTGTACCGGTCCGATTCAGACTTTGACATTTCACCAAAAGCCATGTCCCGAAATTCCTCCACTGCTAGTGAGCT gGAAGAGGGCTTGAAACAGTGGGAAGTCAGTTGCCTGCCTCG acatgaagacatgattGTAACACCATTTGCACAG GTCCTGGCCAGTTTGCGAACAGTGCGGACCAACTTTGCAGCATTGACTCATCTGCAAGATCGGGGAAGTTGCAA acGGCCATCAGGCAGTAATCCTCCCACTGTGTGCAAGCAGGGTGTGCCAG ATGAGGCATACCAGAAGTTGGCCATTGAGACACTGGAAGAACTTGATTGGTGTCTGGACCAATTGGAGACCCTGCAGACACGTCACTCAGTCAGCGAGATGGCCTCCAATAAG TTTAAAAGAATGCTGAACCGTGAACTTACCCAGCTGTCAGAGACGAGTCGCTCAGGAAATCAAGTGTCAGAGTTCATAGCAAGCACATTTTTAG AGAAATCGCACGATGTGGAGATCCTGTCTCCGCCGCCGaaggaaaaggagaagaagcGGCGTCCCATGTCTCAGATCAGTGGCGTGAAGAAGTTGACGCACGGCCCGAGCTTGGCTCCCAGCCGCATACCTCGCTTCGGGGTCAACACCGAGCACGAGAGCCTGCTGGCCAAG GAAATCGAGGACATCAATCGCTGGGGCCTTGATATCTTTAAGATAGCAGAGCATTCAGGGAATCGGCCACTGACGGTGATAATGTACACGATTTTTCAG gAACGAGACCTACTGAAGTGCTTTAAGATCCCAGCAGACACGTTCATCACCTTCATGATGACCCTAGAGGGCCACTACCACACTGATGTCGCCTATCACAATAACATCCATGCTGCTGACGTAGTGCAATCCACACACGTTCTCCTCTCCACACCTGCTTTAGAG GACGTCTTCACTGACCTCGAAATCATGGCTGCTTTGTTCGCTAGTGCCATACATGATGTTGATCATCCTGGAGTGTCAAACCAGTTCCTCATCAACACCA aCTCTGAGCTGGCTCTGATGTACAACGATGCATCTGTACTGGAGAACCACCACCTGGCCGTGGGATTTAAACTACTACAGGAGGAAAACTGTGACATCTTCCGGAACCTGAGCAAGAAGCAGCGGCAGTCACTTCGCACGATGGTTATCGACATG GTATTAGCCACAGACATGTCCAAACACATGAATTTCCTAGCAGACCTGAAGACCATGGTTGAGACAAAGAAAGTGACCAGTCTCGGAGTATTGTTGCTGGACAACTACTCGGACAGAATACAG GTTCTCCAAAACATGGTCCACTGTGCCGACCTAAGCAACCCTACAAAGCCTCTGGAGATCTACAGGCAGTGGACAGATCGCATCATGGTGGAGTATTTCACCCAGGGTGACCGGGAGCGAGACAAAGGCATGGAGATTAGCCCCATGTGTGACAAACACACTGCTTCAGTGGAGAAGTCTCAG GTGGGCTTCATTGACTACATCGTGCACCCTCTCTGGGAGACATGGGCTGACCTCGTCCACCCGGACGCACAAGACATCCTGGACACTCTGGAGGACAACCGTGAGTGGTACCAGAGCATGATCCGCCACAGTCCCTCACCCCCGCCTGAGGAACAGGACTCGCATGGTGCCATTGGAGCCTCCACAAGCGAAAAGTTCCAGTTCGAGCTGACgttggaggaggagggggagtcAGACTCCGAGAGTCCGCAGGAAGCGGAGCACACCGACCCTGAGAGCTCCGTGACTCGGTGCCGCAGGACGTTGTCTCCTGACACAATGGACAAGGAGgctgtgagagagcgagacTAA